A window from Staphylococcus succinus encodes these proteins:
- the recA gene encoding recombinase RecA: MDNDRQKALDTVIKNMEKSFGKGAVMKLGDNKGRRVSSVSSGSVTLDNALGVGGYPKGRIIEIYGPESSGKTTVALHAIAEVQRNGGVAAFIDAEHALDPEYAQALGVDIDNLYLSQPDHGEQGLEISEAFVRSGAVDIVVVDSVAALTPKAEIEGEMGDTHVGLQARLMSQALRKLSGAISKSNTTAVFINQIREKVGVMFGNPEVTPGGRALKFYSSVRLEVRRAEQLKQGQDIVGNRTKIKVVKNKVAPPFRVAEVDIMYGQGISKEGELIDLGVEQEIVDKSGAWYSYNGERMGQGKENVKTYLKENPEVKKEIDQKLREKLGIFDGDIEETEVEKPTTLLDEE; encoded by the coding sequence TTGGATAACGATCGTCAAAAAGCTTTAGATACAGTAATTAAAAATATGGAAAAATCATTTGGTAAAGGCGCAGTTATGAAATTAGGCGATAACAAAGGTCGTCGAGTTTCTAGTGTATCAAGTGGTTCTGTGACATTAGATAATGCATTAGGTGTAGGTGGTTACCCTAAAGGGAGAATCATCGAGATTTATGGTCCGGAAAGTTCTGGTAAGACGACAGTTGCATTGCATGCTATAGCTGAAGTCCAAAGAAATGGTGGCGTCGCAGCATTTATCGATGCTGAACATGCATTAGATCCTGAATATGCACAAGCGTTAGGTGTCGATATCGACAATCTATATTTATCGCAACCTGACCATGGTGAACAAGGGTTAGAAATTTCAGAGGCATTCGTTAGAAGTGGCGCTGTTGATATTGTGGTCGTTGACTCCGTAGCTGCTTTAACTCCAAAAGCTGAAATTGAAGGTGAAATGGGTGATACGCATGTTGGTTTACAAGCGCGTTTAATGTCCCAAGCCTTACGTAAACTTTCTGGTGCAATTTCGAAATCAAACACTACGGCAGTGTTTATTAACCAAATTCGTGAAAAAGTTGGTGTGATGTTTGGTAATCCTGAGGTTACCCCAGGGGGACGCGCATTAAAATTCTATAGTTCAGTACGCTTAGAAGTTCGTAGAGCAGAACAATTAAAACAAGGCCAAGATATTGTTGGTAATAGAACAAAAATTAAAGTAGTTAAAAACAAAGTAGCACCGCCATTTAGAGTTGCAGAAGTAGATATCATGTATGGACAAGGTATCTCAAAAGAGGGCGAATTGATTGATTTAGGTGTAGAACAAGAAATTGTTGATAAATCAGGCGCTTGGTACTCTTATAATGGTGAACGTATGGGTCAAGGTAAAGAAAATGTGAAAACATACCTTAAAGAGAATCCGGAAGTCAAAAAAGAAATAGACCAAAAATTACGTGAAAAACTTGGTATCTTTGATGGCGATATTGAAGAGACTGAAGTAGAAAAGCCTACAACGCTTCTTGACGAAGAATAA
- a CDS encoding CinA family nicotinamide mononucleotide deamidase-related protein, with amino-acid sequence MKISIIAVGSELLLGQIANTNGQYLSKLLNGIGHSVVEHNVIGDNPERLERVVNTALQNYDMVILTGGLGPTKDDLTKHTVANILERELVIDQQALDYIEQYFKDQNIDMTPNNRQQALVIDQAHVLENKVGMAPGMLVEHHNKRIALLPGPPKEMQPMAKQELLPYLMNGEHTIFSELLRFAGIGESKVETELMDLIDEQTNPTIAPLAGTHEVNIRLTANGESQQSCESLIAPIKKEILNRIGTYYYGSDDILIEQSFMNNMKQTFALYDGVTDGELYSRMNNFNDSQNLKGMLVHHPQFLDENKSIDNQLSVATHIVKDLYHTEVAVALLRQHDTVYLGILSNNQLNVQSFKMNQRRNLIKSRTQNYALIRLLKWFN; translated from the coding sequence GCAATATCTATCGAAATTATTAAACGGCATTGGACATAGTGTTGTTGAACATAATGTTATCGGGGATAACCCGGAACGATTAGAACGTGTCGTGAACACAGCATTACAAAATTATGATATGGTCATTCTTACAGGTGGTTTAGGTCCTACGAAAGATGATTTAACAAAGCACACTGTAGCCAACATTTTAGAACGTGAACTAGTTATAGATCAGCAAGCGTTAGACTATATTGAACAATATTTTAAAGATCAGAATATAGACATGACGCCCAACAATCGTCAACAAGCATTAGTAATAGATCAAGCGCATGTATTAGAAAATAAAGTGGGGATGGCACCAGGTATGCTAGTTGAGCATCATAATAAGCGTATCGCATTATTACCTGGACCCCCTAAAGAAATGCAACCAATGGCAAAACAAGAATTGTTACCATATTTAATGAATGGTGAGCATACAATATTCTCGGAATTATTACGCTTTGCTGGTATTGGAGAGTCGAAAGTAGAAACCGAGTTAATGGATTTAATTGACGAACAAACCAATCCGACGATTGCACCTCTAGCTGGTACACATGAGGTGAATATTAGGTTGACTGCGAATGGTGAGAGCCAACAATCTTGTGAGTCATTAATTGCACCTATAAAAAAAGAAATTCTAAATCGAATAGGCACTTATTACTATGGTTCTGATGACATTTTAATCGAACAGTCGTTTATGAATAATATGAAACAGACTTTCGCATTGTATGATGGTGTGACGGATGGCGAACTCTATTCTAGAATGAATAATTTTAATGATTCTCAGAACCTTAAAGGTATGCTTGTGCATCACCCACAATTTTTAGATGAAAATAAATCTATCGATAATCAACTTTCAGTTGCTACGCACATTGTTAAAGATTTATATCACACAGAAGTTGCTGTCGCATTATTACGTCAGCATGACACTGTATACTTAGGCATTTTGTCTAACAATCAACTTAATGTACAATCATTTAAAATGAATCAACGTCGTAATCTAATAAAAAGCAGAACTCAAAATTATGCACTCATAAGGTTGTTAAAATGGTTTAACTAA